A segment of the Amycolatopsis thermophila genome:
GGGACACGGTCGACGAGCAGGCGCGCGTGCCGGCCCGACCGGTGAACCCGATGCTCGTGGTGTCGGAACTGTCCGCGCGCATCCCGGACAACGCCATCGTGACCTCCGACTCCGGTTCCGCCGCCAACTGGTTCGCCCGCAACCTGCGCATCCGCGGCACGATGCGGGCGTCGCTGTCGGGCACGCTGGCCACGATGGGCCCCGGGGTGCCGTACGCGATCGGCGCGAAGTTCGCGCACCCGCACCGCCCGGTGATCGCGCTCGTCGGGGACGGCGCGATGCAGATGAACGGCATGGCGGAGCTGCTGACGATCCGCCGCTACGCCGGCCGGTGGGCCGACCCGCGGCTGGTCGTGTGCGTGTTCCACAACAACGACCTCAACCAGGTCACCTGGGAGCTGCGCGCGATGGGCGGTGCGCCCAAGTTCGAGGAGTCCCAGTCGCTGCCCGACGTCGACTACGCCGCGGTGGCGCGCGACCTCGGCCTCGACGCGATCGCCGTGGACGACCCCGGCGACGTCGGGCGCGCCTGGGACACCGCCCTGTCGGCCGCCCGGCCCACCGTGCTGGACGTGCGCTGCGACCCGGAGGTGCCGCCGATCCCGCCGCACGCCACCGCCGCGCAGGTCAAGTCCGTCACCGAGGCGGTCCTCAAGGGCGATCCGCAGGCGTGGCACCTGGTCGCCGAGGGGGTGCGCACCAAGGCGCAGGAGCTGCTGCCATGACCGGCCCGCTCGTCGGCGAGGTCCGGGCCCGGGCCTACCGCATCCCCACCCCCGCGCCGGAAGCCGACGCCACCCTGTCCTGGGACCACACCACGATGGTCGCGGTGTGGGTCCACGCGGGCGGGGTGACCGGGCTGGGCTGGACCTACGCCCACGAGGCGTGCGTGCCGCTGGCCGAAGGGCCGCTCGCGCGCGCGATCCTCGGCCGGCCGGTGCTCGACGTGCCGGGGCGGTGGGAGGCCATGCGGAGCGCGGTGCGCAACCTGGGCCGTCCCGGTCTCGTCTCCTGCGCGCTGTCCGCCGTGGACATCGCGCTGTGGGACGCGGCGGCACGGCTGCTGGACCTCGGCGTGTCGCGGCTGCTGGGACGGGTGCACGACGAGGTCGCCGTCTACGGCAGCGGCGGGTTCGTCAGCCAGCACCTGCACGAGCTGCACAGCCAGCTCGAGGACTGGACCGGCCGGGGCATCCCGCGCGTCAAGATCAAGATCGGCGAGGACGCCGGCCACCGGCTCGACCGCGACCTGGCCCGCGTGCGCGCGGCGCGCGACGTGATCGGACCGGGCACCGAACTGTACGTCGACGCCAACGGCGGCTACACCCGTGGGCAGGCCCGGCGCGTGGCGCCCGCGCTGGAGGAGCTGGGCGTCAGCTGGTTCGAGGAACCGGTGTCCAGCGACGACCTCGACGGCCTCGCCGCGCTGCGCGACGAGATCAGCGCGGACGTGACCGCCGGCGAGTACGGTTACGACCTGGCCTACTTCGCCCGGATGGTGCCGGCGGTGGACTGCCTGCAGATCGACGTCACCCGCTGCGGCGGCTACACCGAATGGCGCCGGATCGCGGCCGTGGCGCAAGCCGGCGGGCTGGACGTCTCCGCGCACTGCGCTCCCGCGTTGTCCG
Coding sequences within it:
- a CDS encoding enolase C-terminal domain-like protein → MTGPLVGEVRARAYRIPTPAPEADATLSWDHTTMVAVWVHAGGVTGLGWTYAHEACVPLAEGPLARAILGRPVLDVPGRWEAMRSAVRNLGRPGLVSCALSAVDIALWDAAARLLDLGVSRLLGRVHDEVAVYGSGGFVSQHLHELHSQLEDWTGRGIPRVKIKIGEDAGHRLDRDLARVRAARDVIGPGTELYVDANGGYTRGQARRVAPALEELGVSWFEEPVSSDDLDGLAALRDEISADVTAGEYGYDLAYFARMVPAVDCLQIDVTRCGGYTEWRRIAAVAQAGGLDVSAHCAPALSAHAGVATANIRHLEWFADHERIESAFVDGALAPEGGRARPDPSAPGHGFTLKEADLEPYAVGATVGSAS